The following are encoded together in the Microcaecilia unicolor chromosome 12, aMicUni1.1, whole genome shotgun sequence genome:
- the LOC115481745 gene encoding uncharacterized protein LOC115481745 has product MTCTAKFRSNQRQTIQQCCPKIASTVDIYTTNVSLGNVYTLFCVNATPTKNRTWWVDYVTILDSNPGVHTNNLVRVSSTCINTAINHQKNVFHFNITFPQLPKCRVKRAWYDTLLGAFGASAGVINAIDSETLAYKAKRIGTDINQRITLQAQWLPTVFEPQQMTLQYDKSFLNLVNYAEIAKLQVDVNITYFMNWTTCTLQHLFALIQRNKAQDDLMTNSEYLWRRIFHRWIPSANWVLITPNTVVCTTDLFCSGQIVHFNVTEQCVLCTFIILPIVFVNEFWLPHFSGNYIRTDTINGAVCGQHSPLYEPCLLQHSINVCPLTILPANFSMFIEISAQYICLASYDINVTYLYNLSYPFCGCFTNVTHLWWHGQLYTFVLDMEQQLTLYWYPQVLNIADISLSLQPLRDAIQKTELLQQYLQKRNKTLLQHQTDTTLTGDTLVDISSRLQKATTHNWWDIFSGHSPSATKALNLLFHPILIILCIIIILTIWNCYLTHYMRKISHSSIIPLSYKQNRKA; this is encoded by the coding sequence ATGACTTGCACTGCTAAGTTTCGCTCAAACCagagacagacaatacaacaATGCTGTCCTAAAATTGCAAGCACTGTGGACATTTATACTACTAATGTATCATTAGGAAATGTCTATACACTTTTTTGTGTAAATGCTACACCTACCAAGAACCGTACTTGGTGGGTTGATTATGTTACTATACTTGACTCAAATCCAGGGGTACACACTAACAACCTAGTCCGTGTATCTTCTACCTGTATAAATACTGCTATAAATCATCAGAAGAATGTTTTTCATTTCAATATTACTTTTCCTCAACTGCCCAAATGTAGAGTTAAACGAGCTTGGTATGACACATTATTGGGAGCTTTTGGTGCAAGTGCAGGAGTAATAAATGCTATTGATTCTGAGACTTTAGCTTATAAAGCTAAGCGTATTGGAACTGATATTAATCAGCGTATTACTTTGCAAGCTCAGTGGTTGCCAACGGTGTTTGAACCACAACAGATGACTTTACAATATGATAAAAGTTTTCTAAACCTTGTCAATTATGCTGAAATAGCCAAATTACAAGTAGATGTCAATATAACATATTTTATGAATTGGACTACATGCACGTTGCAGCATTTATTTGCCCTTATACAAAGGAATAAGGCTCAGGATGATTTAATGACTAATTCTGAATATTTGTGGAGGCGAATCTTTCACCGGTGGATTCCTTCCGCAAATTGGGTTTTAATAACTCCAAATACTGTAGTATGTACTACTGACCTCTTTTGTTCTGGGCAAATTGTACATTTTAATGTAACTGAACAATGTGTCTTGTGTACATTTATAATTTTGCCCATTGTTTTTGTTAATGAATTTTGGTTACCACATTTTTCTGGAAATTATATTAGAACAGATACCATTAATGGGGCTGTTTGTGGACAACATTCTCCTTTATATGAACCGTGTTTATTACAGCATTCCATTAATGTTTGCCCTTTGACTATACTCCCTGCTAATTTTAGTATGTTCATTGAAATTAGTGCTCAATACATTTGTTTAGCCTCTTATGATATCAATGTAACCtatttatataatttatcttaTCCTTTTTGTGGTTGTTTTACCAACGTCACTCATTTATGGTGGCATGGACAATTATATACCTTTGTACTGGATATGGAACAACAATTGACCCTATATTGGTATCCACAAGTACTGAATATAGCCGACATTTCATTAAGTTTACAGCCTTTGAGAGATGCTATACAAAAAACTGAACTTTTACAACAATATTTGCAGAAGCGCAATAAAACTCTGCTTCAACACCAGACTGATACAACTCTCACTGGAGATACACTTGTGGACATTTCTTCACGCTTGCAAAAAGCTACCACCCATAATTGGTGGGACATTTTCTCTGGACATTCACCTTCAGCTACCAAAGCATTAAATTTGCTATTTCATCCTATCTTAATCATACTTTGCATAATCATTATTTTGACTATATGGAATTGTTATCTTACTCATTATATGCGAAAAATATCTCATAGTTCTATTATACCATTATCATATAAGCAAAATAGAAAAGCATAG